From the genome of Miscanthus floridulus cultivar M001 chromosome 10, ASM1932011v1, whole genome shotgun sequence, one region includes:
- the LOC136490154 gene encoding proteasome subunit beta type-6-like — protein MFVINIQNMLQDGMIVGGWDKYEGGQIFSVPLGGTILKQPFAIGGSGSSYLYALLDHEWKEGMSQEEAEKFVVKVVSLAMARDGASGGVVRTVTINADGVKRNFYPDDKLPLWHDELEPHNSLLDILAAGNPDPMVQ, from the exons ATGTTTGTTATTAATATCCAGAACATGTTGCAAGATGGCATGATTGTTGGAGGATGGGATAAGTATGAGGGAGGCCAAATTTTCTCGGTCCCTCTTGGTGGAACGATCTTGAAGCAACCATTTGCAATTGGAG GTTCAGGTTCCAGTTACCTATATGCCCTTCTTGATCATGAATGGAAAGAGGGAATGAGCCAGGAAGAGGCAGAG AAATTTGTGGTGAAGGTAGTTTCCCTTGCTATGGCCCGTGATGGTGCTAGTGGAGGGGTTGTCCGTACAGTTACT ATAAATGCCGATGGCGTGAAGAGGAACTTTTATCCCGACGACAAGCTACCCCTGTGGCATGACGAGCTGGAGCCTCATAACTCTTTGCTTGATATTCTTGCTGCTGGGAACCCTGATCCCATGGTCCAGTGA